In a genomic window of Ipomoea triloba cultivar NCNSP0323 chromosome 3, ASM357664v1:
- the LOC116012893 gene encoding uncharacterized protein LOC116012893 encodes MCAYSSTSPEQPLSPENNQTTLEQRLNDFIRETREENAKLKETITKEMLGKIQELRHETLSPLQTVESTLAKIMEMIQVQGETDVNAVTLRSGRALPEVVPPPPQSVPAKEPRMDVDESSNATQAEQAPEEEIRREDIQPQPSRKGKEIMQEPPPVPKEKLPFPQRFRIDIDNAKYDKFLQMLRQLHIDMPFIGALGEMPRYAKFLKDLLSNKKRLAETATVVLGEECSAILHKNVPRKLKDPGSFTIPCNIGGTTFNRALADLGASINLMPFALYRKLNLGTLKPTRMCIQLADRSTKYPGV; translated from the coding sequence ATGTGTGCCTATTCTTCTACTTCCCCAGAACAGCCTCTTTCGCCCGAAAACAACCAAACCACCCTCGAACAACGCTTAAATGATTTTATACGAgaaacgagggaggagaatgcTAAACTCAAAGAAACTATCACCAAAGAGATGCTGGGAAAAATTCAAGAGCTTCGCCATGAAACACTCTCACCGCTCCAAACGGTCGAGAGCACACTCGCAAAGATAATGGAAATGATCCAAGTCCAGGGAGAAACGGATGTGAACGCAGTAACACTGAGAAGCGGGAGAGCACTTCCAGAAGTTGTTCCACCTCCGCCGCAATCTGTCCCAGCAAAAGAACCAAGGATGGACGTTGATGAGAGTTCCAACGCAACGCAAGCTGAACAAGCACCCGAAGAAGAAATCAGAAGGGAAGACATACAACCACAACCTTCtcgaaaaggaaaagaaatcatgcaagaGCCACCACCCGTGCCGAAAGAAAAACTTCCATTTCCTCAAAGATTCCGCATTGACATCGACAACGCCAAGTATGATAAGTTCCTACAAATGCTACGCCAACTACACATTGACATGCCATTCATTGGCGCACTAGGAGAAATGCCGAGGTATGCCAAATTCCTCAAAGATCTTTTGTCTAACAAAAAGAGATTGGCTGAAACCGCTACTGTTGTGTTAGGAGAAGAGtgttctgctatattacataagAATGTGCCCCGGAAGTTAAAAGATCCGGGAAGTTTCactataccttgtaatataggaggaacAACCTTTAATAGAGCCTTGGCAGATCTAGGCGCTAGCATTAATTTGATGCCTTTTGCACTATATCGAAAATTGAATTTAGGAACTCTTAAGCCTACACGCATGTGCATTCAATTAGCTGACAGATCCACCAAATACCcaggggtatag